The Cyprinus carpio isolate SPL01 chromosome A10, ASM1834038v1, whole genome shotgun sequence nucleotide sequence GTGTCTTAAAATACTAAGCTTTAACAGCTTGATAAATGCCCAGGATAAGAAGGTCAAACCTGCAAACGCAAATACATTGCTCAGGTAGAGGTGGCTGAAGGGGTTAATACCTAAGGTATAGGCCAAATAGGACAAGTGACCCCAGCTCATTCCTCTTTGGAGTCCACCCTTTTGTAACACTAACTAAATTCTTGTTTTATCAGTATTTACTACACCACAAACCATATTccaaaaactctttctttctgtttctttttcccatttttctttcttttatttatttattattatttgtgtgtgtgtgtgtgtgtgtgtgtgttcaaaaagaGTTTTCAAAAAGACCAGTGGAAATGGCCAGGTATGACTGAACTCTTTCTGTTTTGTCAGTTCCTCAATATGCAGATGCATCTTGAATTTTCATATTACATTATCCGACAAAACGTGTGTAATGCACTGTTTGTGTTTCAGCTCACTCTCTACCTGGGGAAGAGAGACTATGTTGACCATGTTGACTCAGTTGACGCTGTTGGTGAGAAACTGTCTGCATTTATTATTGAAACACAGACAACAGGTAATGTCCAACAACTAAATTTtaattgtttcttattttaaacagAGGGTGTACTGAAAATCGACCCTGCAGATCTTGGAGACAGAAAAGGTACTGTCGGTATTTATGTGTCTtaacaaaacataacaatacTTAAtgataaaagtaaataaagaaatgtatttatttagttagctagttagttagttagttagttagttagttagttagttagttagttagttagttagttagttagtcagtcagttagttagttagttagttaggtatttaagaattttacaaagaaaaaaaaaagcctgtgattaaaaaaacatttagctttttgcTTTTTTGACATTTTGCTCTAACCTTGattccaatttaaaatgtaaaaatgactttaaaacaatagagaaaaaaatacagttggattcgtgtaaaaaaaaacaacaacaacaaaaaacaatgtttgaCCAGTTTCTTGCTTCATGCAGTTTGGATTCAGCTGGCCTGTGCTTTCCGCTATGGTCGTGAAGACCTGGATGTGATCGGGCTTTCCTTCAGAAAAGACATCTGGATTCAGCACATACAGCTATATCCTGATGCAGGCCACAAACCCACCCTGACAGAGATGCATAACACTCTCCTACAGAAAGCTGGAGAGCAGGGTCATGCCTTCACTTTTAATGTAAGGCATCTGCCAGTACCGacaacagaatatttattttacactgtgaatcagacactaaaataacacaggcAATGATTAGGACTGATATTTTTAACACACCCCTTCAACACCCCTATttgcattatacatatatatgttactttttattatattatttatttgttacttattACTTGTTATTTGTCATAGAATAATCTGCATAGAACTGAAAGGACTTTAATTGAAATGAACTGTCTTTCAGATTCCTACCAACCTCCCCTGCTCTGTTACACTTCAGCCTGGCCCAGATGACAAAGGAAAGGTGAGATGCAAAGACTGAATGacatacattattttcaaatagaaatacgCTGAATGGACTTGCTCATGGCTTTGTTCTTGCAGGCTTGCGGTGTTGACTTTGAGGTCAAGGCCTACTTGGCCAAATCAGCTGATGACCCCGATGAGAAGATCGACAAGAAGTGAGCTTGTTGTTGGAAATTTTGCACATTCAATCCATGTTAAAACACTGTTAATTCACTGAACTTTACTAACCATTGTTCTGTCCTCTCCCTCTACAGGGACACCTGCCGTCTTGTCATTCGTAAAATCCAGTTTGCTCCTGATAACACAGGATCTGGACAGAAAGCGGAGCTCTGCAAGAGCTTTATGATGTCTGATAAGCCTGTTTTTCTGGAAGCCTCTCTGGACAAGGAAGTATGTAACCCTGTGCACTGCAGGCTTTGATATTTACCAAATCAAGAAGAAACTCATGTGTCTTTTTCCTCTTGATGACAGATCTACTACCATGGTGATTCCATCCCCGTCACCCTTAAGATCAAGAACGAGACCAACAAAGTTGTGAAAAAAATCAAGGTTACAGGTGAGATAGATTTAAAGAAATTTCAAATAATTCACAGGttgtatatataacaaataatgtaGCTTACTGCTAAATGGTTGACTGTTTATTATCCAACTAATTACATGACTACTTCGAAATAAGTcaataaatagacatgaaatgagttaagttattaaaaatgtgaaaagaatAAGACCATGGAGtggaacaatataaaatataattagtagATTTATGTGGGAAATCAGGTGCCAGAAACAAcagttaattttacattttagtagtcattataatttatagaaaaaaaagttagccACAGAATGCCgtcattgaccaatcagaattgagtattCCAGCAGGCAGTATAATACATATACCTGTATATTCAAATGAACTGATGTTGCATCCATTATCCTCATAGTTGACCAAACCACAGACGTCGTTCTGTATTCAGCCGACAAATACACTAAGAATGTGCTGTGTGAAGAGTTTGGGTGAGTGTTATTTTCTTCGACAGTATGCTTGTATGCCAGTCATAGTGAAGATCTCTTCAGTGATCTGTCTTAAGTTCTCAAAACTATGTGATTTACATGCTCTCTGCAGGGAAACTGTAGAAGGAAATGCAACTTTTGATAAAACCCTCTCAATCACTCCTCTGCTGGCAAATAACAAGGAGAAACGTGGCCTGGCGCTGGACGGCAGGCTTAAAGATGAAGACACCAATTTGGCCTCAACCACTATGTGAGCGTTTGTTTCAGCTTTACAAACTTTTATAAAGAGTTTCACAGAGCTCCCACAGAATGAAGTAATATTGCTTATAATAAAGTAATTGGAACTGTACTGTGAACTCTTTAGTATCTATCACTTCTAATCTGACTTGAGTTCATACATAAATGcatgaactattttattttattttatttttttatcagttgctAATTACCCATTtacttttctctctttccttcagAATTAGGAGCGGCATGGACAAGGAGATCCTGGGAATCCTGGTCTCCTACAAGATCAAGGTTAACCTCATGGTATCAGGAGGAGGGTGAGGATTGCTTTCTTTGAGAAATTCGTCCAGTTTGTGCTAAACAATtgttcataaataaatgacaattctAGATATAGTAtcattactattataattattagtagtgttttatttataaatttatttctcttttttcagGCTGCTGGGAGGCTTGACAGCAAGgtaaatcaaaaatgaaatgcaGCTGAAATGCATTATGGGAAATCAGAAATGGCCCTTTATCTAACCTTTTGTTTCCTCCATACAGTGATGTGACAGTAGAGCTGCCTCTGACCCTGATGCACCCTAAACCCAAAGGTAAAAAAACCACCCTCTTTTCTCATCATTATATCCATGGCAAGTTTTTAAGAAACTGATGTCCAAATGTTGTTTACCAATGTTTAGCGCATAATTATCTCACTCCCTTTCTTTGTGTCTCCCTCTCTGATTATAACAGACTGAATTCCCCGTATCAGTTTCCACAGGACAGATGTTATCCTCAAGTACATTCCCTCAGCACTTTCACAGCGAGACCATTACTCCAGCTCCACATTAAGCAAAAAGGCATTTCAGACAATGCCAGGAGTACCTCACAGCAAACAAACCACATCTGTATCACTTGCAAATTCACTAGGTCATACTGATGGTAATAAACAGACAGTTTAAAGCATAAATCCAACTTGAATACATAAGTGTGGGGTGAATGGTTGCCTTGAGGTTCTCAGTCCAGGAATAACATGCCTCTTCTTTGTGAAAGTGCTCCCTAATGGTTGTCATCTTACCTATAAATTAACCCATATGGTTACAAAGTGTGTCTGAGCAATGCATTTCAATGTATGGAGTTTGATCATCTCATTATGTATGCTTGTGTTAACTTGTGTTGTCTCGAGTCTAGAGTCTTGTTTTGTCAAGTGTGCAATTTTTGATTAAACCAAATAAAGTACCTTTAAAACCTTCATTgacaatgtttttatattaattactatAACATGAATATAGTTTAAACTTTAGAGAACTGATAAAATTACTGAAGCAATTTCAACAAATTGCTGTTGTTCGATGATTTTCAGACACTATTTGTTGATCAGAGCCAAGCTACTGGGGCATGTTGTTACAAAAGATCATTGTAAGTTAAATAAgctatatgttttttgttttgttttttgtttttttctggacaaTAATAGTTCCCAATTCAGTCACAGAGAACTATATGAATATTTACTCTTAATGACCTGACAAAAATGACTCGACAGTttttcataaagaaaaataacattctAGCTAGAGTAAGTTAGGGTTTTTGCATCTACAGTAGTTTAGAGACTGGAGATTACATAACCCAGATCTCTTGGCTTAATTAGGTTCTAATTACATCCATCTCATCAGTATTTTGAATAGTCCAGTGCTGATGATCTGCCAAAATCTGGATTAATAAAGTTCAGACGTCAAAGTAAAGTTAATTATGGATACAGATATTCATACCATCATATTTACACACTTTAAAAAGtgcaattgttaccttaaagagctatttctgCCTCATTTAACCCTTCGTTAGTataaatgaatgatttaaattGATTCAGCAGagttaaatatgatttgaaaaaagaaaacggttaatttagacattttttttttttttttagtttagtattaataatgtataattattgaTCAACTGTCAATGCAAAACCTTACTTCACTtgcttaaatttagttttaactAACTCTTTTCTATATCATTTATACCCTCAACATAAAAACAACTAACATCAGCACTAACTGTGACTTAACAGCTTTTAGCAAGTGAGACTATAAGCTGTTAAACCTGGGATTAATAACAACAGAATAACCAATCAtcattttttactaaaaaaataatactactatTATAATACTACCACACAAAAAAGAGTTCAAAAAAACCATCATacagttaggttttttttttttttaagagagcaCAACGAACAATGAACAAACTCTCAGCCAAGATATCTCCTTCCTCTGGACCCCAACCTGTCACAATTCACCTGTCCACACCAGGTAATGATTTTCAACTCTTCATATAGTCTATTGGAGCTTTCTTCTTGGAATGGAAATCTGTTATTGTAGAAGTATAGGAAGGAGTGGCATTTGTAATCCTGTAATTAAATGTcttgtctttgtttttcttaGCAATTGAGAAGGATCCTCAGGAGCAGACTTTAGTTCAGGATGAATCTGATGCAGAAAGACCATCTAAACGTTGCTGCGCTCGATGTCCATTCCGAGCTGTACGGAAGGTGACATCTGGGCTAATATTAGGGGCTTGTGTAGCTGTTTCCTGGGCTTGGGGTACTAATAGTGCTAAAGAGACTCTGATAAGACATCCTGCCCCGTTCTTCATCATTTGGTTTTGTAGTACCTGGAACATTCTCTTTTTTCCGCTCTACTATCTGTGTCATCTTCTCACGGAGAAACAGAAGCAGCTGCCAACAACCGAGTTCAGGttagaagaaaacattttaaatgaattttgatGGCTTTGATGGTTCCATAGCAAACTTTTActatccatggaaactttccattgcataAAGGTTCTTTAAAGCATAAAAAGATTCTAccaattattaatatgtttttcactctaagaaaaaaaatggttcttttaagaactgatcactttTTTAGGGAACCCAGAATGATTATATTATGGCATTGCTGTGATAACTACCTTTTGGAAACTTTATAGAGTGTATATGATGTTGTTAAGATGCATGTTTTGCAGTCCAAACCTGAGCTGCACATCTTTCATGCAATATTAATTTTCTAAATTGCTGATGCAGTTAAAGCaagttaaatacaaataatcattattgcataattcttattttattttaagctgttCAGTACAAGCTGCTTTCAGTCTCTAATCCTCTCAGCTTCTAGTACATCTAAACAAATAACAGCTTTTCGTTAATGAATCAATGCCTGGTCAGCAGCCCATTATCAGTGCAAAGTCATCACTGACACTGGCTGGCATTTGTTGGGAACAGCGAAACCTTCAGCAATATCAGTTGAGGTTGGCTGCagctttattataatttgtaCTGTACATGCACCTGCGTCCTGACTAAGCTGTATTTTTACACATGCAGTTAAGAGTTTTTGATTTATAAAGCAGCCTACTAAAGCTGCATGCATTCATCTTTACCTCTGATAGAGAAAAGACATCTTTGTATTATTGGACTTTTTACTCAAAACCTACTTGTGACAGCTAGCCCCAGCCCAGTCTATCCTATATTATTACTTAAAGAATTATGTGATAGAATTATCTTAAGGGTCAGTATTATTTGAAACTTAATAGCATTTGGATGTGCCATGCTGTATATAATTTTATCCTTCAGAAAGTGCAGTCTGTTCCTGGGTGAAGAGTTGACTGTAAGGGTTGTTTTGAAAGGAGCTGCTCCATTCTCTGTGCTGTGGAGTTTATCTGGTTATTTGTACTTGTTGGCACTTTGCCGCATCTCCAAAGTGGATGTAAGTGCCATCCTCTGCTGCAGCCAGGCATTTATTTTCCTCCTTTCATGGATTGGACTCAAGGACCGCTTCATGGGTGTTAGGGTGAGCAATCAAATAGGATATCGAGTGTTGTGTGAGTGATTTGGTAATTGCTTGTTTTTTCGCCAATTTTGAAGtaatctttttttctgcatttgtcTGTTCTCTATTTAGATAGTGGCTGCCATCCTGTCCATCACTGGCATTGTTATGCTGGCCTATGGTGATGGTTTCCATAGCGACTCAATCACAGGAGTAGCACTGGGAGTTGGTTCAGCTTCAGCTTCTGCTTTATTCAAGGTTAGCACTAGGGGTGGGCATTTGAATTCATCCCAGTGTTCActaaaaagattcattcagaaagTTACAGCGATTCATTCAGTGATCTTGTCAAGTTATACAGTTACTGTAACTGTTTAACCAAATTAAATTGCGAGTCATTCACACTCAAAACAATAATTTGTGCTTAAAATTTGTGTGTCTACTAATTCACTACAAACCTCCAGAAAGACTGTATAAGGTTAAGGTGTTCTTTAAACCTGTATGTGTGTAAACATCTGATACAAATGTACTATTCTGCAGTTTCACTTTAGTTTATAGTTTTATGTCTCAGGTACTTTTCAGAAAACATGCAGGGAATGTCCAGCCAGGCCCTGCCAGTGTGATGCTGTCCTGTGTGGGTCTGTGTAGCTTTGTCCTCCACTCCTGGGTGTGTGTATTGCTTTATTTCACACATGTGGAATACTGGCCTCCCTCTCAGCACATCCCCTGGGATAAACTTTGTGTCATGGCTTCTCTACTGCTTGGTAATTTATGACTATgcattatgtaataatgattccactcaatgttattattattaatataataaatattccatggaaaaatataatagttcagaattttatttgcttttatctgaagtatcttttattttattttattttttgtcctgtttCTCCTAGTTTTCAATGTGCTGTTAAACCTGGGAGGAATATTTACGTACCCCAGTTTAATGTCACTGGGAATTCTCTTGACCATCCCAGCGAGTGCAGGTATGTATTTGATTATAAATAAGCTGTCAAATAGACCTGAAGCCTCAAAGACagtgatttgtttatatacaaacactttttccatttttatattttatatttcacatattttatagtttctatagCCA carries:
- the LOC122146520 gene encoding solute carrier family 35 member F4-like — its product is MNKLSAKISPSSGPQPVTIHLSTPAIEKDPQEQTLVQDESDAERPSKRCCARCPFRAVRKVTSGLILGACVAVSWAWGTNSAKETLIRHPAPFFIIWFCSTWNILFFPLYYLCHLLTEKQKQLPTTEFRKCSLFLGEELTVRVVLKGAAPFSVLWSLSGYLYLLALCRISKVDVSAILCCSQAFIFLLSWIGLKDRFMGVRIVAAILSITGIVMLAYGDGFHSDSITGVALGVGSASASALFKVLFRKHAGNVQPGPASVMLSCVGLCSFVLHSWVCVLLYFTHVEYWPPSQHIPWDKLCVMASLLLVFNVLLNLGGIFTYPSLMSLGILLTIPASAAVDTFVTETLQMSHVRAAAAGIISAGYLMLQLPENWDESTLRWINTLWRGNWREDSIGEEAVMDTAGIVRAKPRPAVVTLSGAYYEQTRFDSSVGVITS
- the LOC109052317 gene encoding arrestin-C, whose translation is MMTDKVFKKTSGNGQLTLYLGKRDYVDHVDSVDAVEGVLKIDPADLGDRKVWIQLACAFRYGREDLDVIGLSFRKDIWIQHIQLYPDAGHKPTLTEMHNTLLQKAGEQGHAFTFNIPTNLPCSVTLQPGPDDKGKACGVDFEVKAYLAKSADDPDEKIDKKDTCRLVIRKIQFAPDNTGSGQKAELCKSFMMSDKPVFLEASLDKEIYYHGDSIPVTLKIKNETNKVVKKIKVTVDQTTDVVLYSADKYTKNVLCEEFGETVEGNATFDKTLSITPLLANNKEKRGLALDGRLKDEDTNLASTTIIRSGMDKEILGILVSYKIKVNLMVSGGGLLGGLTASDVTVELPLTLMHPKPKD